The following proteins are encoded in a genomic region of Acidobacteriota bacterium:
- a CDS encoding CapA family protein, with translation MKYPKIFAAVAVVPFAVFLMLACQPKTVSSEEPAKTNTAAPEPTPPTNKEPITIAAVGDIMLASPFPNESRMPPNDGADMLKDVTPILSAADIAFGNLEGPIVDGGTSAKCRPGSTQCFAFRTPTRYGKSLKEAGFDVMSVANNHAGDFGLPGRVSTQKVLDEQGIKYAGSLDPPATTTYLDVKGKKVAFIGFGHNNGMPNINDLAGARQLVLDAKKKANLVVVSFHGGAEGTDAQNVPNRNEIFLGENRGNLPAFARTVIDAGADLVLGHGPHVMRGMEIYKDRLIAYSLGNFATYGWFRLAGETALTMVLEVKLDADGKFMSGKINAATLEGKGIPTLDKNGTSIRTVKNLSTNNFGTNAPTIADDGTISVK, from the coding sequence ATGAAATATCCAAAAATATTCGCAGCCGTTGCGGTTGTTCCGTTCGCGGTGTTTTTGATGCTCGCCTGCCAGCCCAAAACGGTAAGCAGCGAGGAGCCAGCAAAGACAAATACTGCTGCTCCGGAACCGACGCCGCCTACAAATAAAGAACCTATCACGATCGCGGCTGTCGGCGACATAATGTTGGCGTCTCCGTTCCCGAACGAATCTCGGATGCCGCCGAATGACGGTGCGGACATGTTGAAAGATGTCACGCCGATCCTCTCGGCCGCCGATATCGCGTTTGGAAATCTCGAAGGCCCGATCGTTGACGGCGGCACATCGGCGAAGTGCCGTCCCGGCTCAACGCAGTGTTTTGCTTTTCGCACGCCGACACGTTACGGCAAATCTCTCAAAGAAGCCGGATTTGACGTTATGAGCGTGGCCAATAACCATGCCGGCGATTTCGGCTTGCCCGGGCGTGTGAGCACGCAGAAGGTATTGGATGAGCAAGGCATCAAGTATGCCGGCAGCCTCGATCCGCCGGCGACCACCACTTATCTTGATGTCAAAGGCAAGAAGGTCGCCTTTATCGGCTTCGGCCACAACAACGGAATGCCGAACATAAATGACCTTGCCGGTGCACGCCAGCTCGTTCTCGACGCCAAGAAAAAGGCGAACCTGGTCGTTGTATCTTTTCACGGCGGTGCTGAGGGGACCGATGCACAGAACGTCCCCAATCGCAACGAGATATTTCTCGGCGAGAACCGAGGTAATCTGCCGGCATTTGCCCGTACCGTTATCGACGCAGGAGCCGACCTTGTCCTCGGCCACGGGCCCCACGTAATGCGCGGGATGGAGATCTACAAGGATCGGTTGATCGCTTATTCACTGGGCAATTTTGCGACATACGGCTGGTTTCGGCTTGCCGGGGAAACCGCTTTGACGATGGTGCTCGAGGTCAAACTGGATGCGGACGGGAAATTTATGAGCGGCAAGATCAACGCCGCAACGCTCGAAGGCAAGGGTATCCCGACACTTGATAAGAACGGCACATCGATACGCACAGTAAAGAACCTGTCGACCAACAATTTCGGTACCAACGCCCCAACGATCGCCGACGACGGCACGATCTCTGTGAAGTAA
- a CDS encoding winged helix-turn-helix domain-containing protein — MQELSKPVIFEFGEFRLDAKSQRLYRCDSGETVALTPRAVLLLITLVCSKGRLLTKEELLDRVWAGSVVEEGNLSQTIFVLRKALGEGKKNPKFILTVPGRGYQFIANVAETNDARSLDINKYERFAASPKVSTAAYESYVQARSFWNKRTEAGLKQAVTHFEDAICQDPNFAFAYSGLVDSHRMLADYYAAALPDGYANGYEDAKRINSELSLAHTTLAYAKAFYDWDWAGGEREFLTALDLDPTSATAHQWYADLLNVVGRFDEANKHFAEAISLAPDSAMAATGLAGYYYTQRDSARLIRQAKRIIEIDPDFGYGHFYLGFGLEFAGKEQEAVDVFAVAATKFGEPAEIGEELKAAYDQNGMNGVWHKRLEQYETRPHLKNYPRYLKSLVPVRLGDKETSLAWLEQAFENRDRGIIYSKYEPLLEPLRIDRRFKDLIRRIGL, encoded by the coding sequence ATGCAGGAGCTTTCCAAGCCGGTCATTTTTGAGTTCGGTGAGTTTCGGCTTGACGCCAAGAGTCAGCGTCTCTATAGGTGCGACTCAGGAGAAACCGTAGCGCTCACGCCGCGTGCGGTTTTGCTACTGATAACGCTTGTTTGTAGCAAGGGTCGGCTACTCACGAAAGAAGAACTTCTCGATCGTGTATGGGCGGGTTCGGTGGTCGAGGAAGGGAATCTCTCGCAAACGATCTTTGTCTTGCGTAAAGCTCTCGGCGAAGGGAAGAAGAACCCCAAATTCATCCTGACCGTGCCAGGCCGTGGCTATCAGTTCATTGCCAACGTCGCCGAGACGAATGACGCACGGTCGCTCGACATCAATAAATACGAGCGGTTTGCCGCCTCGCCAAAGGTCAGTACCGCAGCGTACGAATCGTATGTGCAGGCACGATCGTTTTGGAATAAGCGCACCGAGGCGGGCCTTAAACAGGCCGTTACGCATTTTGAAGATGCGATCTGCCAGGACCCGAATTTTGCATTCGCCTATTCGGGCCTCGTCGACAGTCATCGAATGCTTGCCGACTACTATGCCGCAGCTTTGCCGGATGGTTACGCGAACGGTTATGAAGATGCGAAGCGGATCAATTCCGAGCTTTCACTTGCACATACGACACTTGCTTACGCAAAGGCCTTTTACGATTGGGATTGGGCGGGGGGCGAACGCGAGTTTCTGACGGCACTCGACCTGGATCCGACATCTGCTACTGCTCATCAATGGTATGCCGATCTGCTGAATGTGGTTGGCCGTTTTGATGAGGCGAATAAACACTTTGCGGAGGCGATCTCGCTTGCACCTGATTCCGCCATGGCTGCAACGGGACTCGCCGGCTATTATTACACGCAGCGTGATTCGGCCCGGCTGATTAGACAGGCAAAACGGATCATCGAGATCGACCCGGATTTTGGCTATGGCCATTTTTATCTCGGCTTTGGCCTGGAATTTGCGGGGAAAGAGCAGGAAGCTGTCGATGTATTTGCGGTTGCGGCGACGAAATTTGGCGAGCCCGCGGAGATCGGTGAGGAACTAAAGGCTGCCTATGATCAGAATGGAATGAACGGCGTCTGGCACAAGCGGCTCGAGCAATACGAAACGCGCCCGCATTTGAAAAACTATCCGCGATACCTTAAATCGCTCGTTCCCGTGCGCCTCGGAGACAAAGAAACGAGCCTCGCGTGGCTCGAACAGGCCTTCGAAAACCGCGACCGCGGAATCATCTATTCCAAATACGAACCTCTGCTCGAACCGCTCCGGATTGACCGTCGCTTTAAAGACCTGATCCGCCGAATTGGGTTGTAG
- a CDS encoding carboxypeptidase regulatory-like domain-containing protein, whose protein sequence is MDPRTGNVFIGGQFFSVDNVQAQNIAFFDKDQNRWFSLSGGGLTEGSNQKGSYVKALAIHGSYLYVGGYFNQTENGVTTGLNRIARYNFGSGTVDEVENGTWTPFANGGLDGDVNAFHVSGTDLYVGGSFAESHDGNIPNLNNIAVYANHTVCTVGCWAALAGNGLNGAVNAMDSWGGGFYAGGEFTAPVLNPAMPLNRIARYSNGAWQIPPNFGLNGNVYSVKTTNDYIYVGGSFTGTVSPFVPLSRVGYYDESYTDSWQALDSGLNGTVKTISLGGPGVIVGGDFLQTADGLTELKSIACYCSGDWEAFPYDGLNGAVNAISRYYNIETDADLLYVGGTFTDTTADSPNPSFGVTSYSLNLNMIASDAKLGSTYSHLPMGLNNGKALNEQITALAADPAGNIYAGGYFTATADGATPNLNRIARYDPAMNTWSALANIGLNGTVTGLAISGNNLYVGGAFTATADGMVTGLNRIARYDLTTNTWFPLTNGGLNNEVASLVISGGNLYAGGSFIRTFDGTVLNLNRIARYNLTTNIWSPVAFNGVNDAVFTLAVSGDNLYAGGFFTSTFSFSNINLNFIARYNTVTNTWSPLANLGLSDYAEALAVTGNFMYVQGNFIVTGDGTKQLNGLARYDLQNNIWVTITGASDERSAARDTLATVQTGNEVYFGGRFHGAGDGVAHFFTRLYLQRWNVPAPTSDWFDINNWSTGAVPASNSSAVIPNGAGIINIATADVVMNDLNINGGTLNIATGRTLTVNGILNLKGGTITGDGTVVIANCQPDGIMGGDATAYIRTALVRCVNNTGTFTFPAGTKSGYAPVFLKNITGTGNILVRANQGPYSGPVMYLPTDRLRRWWQIENPGGGVTNSEVIFNYLQSDIVGNEASYRAYRISGGSASVFSTTANTFSNRVAVPNVTAYSDWTLADFGPTAASVSISGRVVTANGNGINKAIVTLTNQGGDVRRVITNSFGYYRFDAVEAGQTYVLSVGSKRYSFVNPTLVVSPTDDATDIDFMAEQAPYVGPSIDRSRTTFRLRK, encoded by the coding sequence GTGGACCCGAGAACCGGGAATGTCTTCATTGGAGGGCAGTTTTTCTCTGTTGACAACGTTCAGGCACAGAATATCGCATTTTTTGACAAAGATCAGAACCGATGGTTTTCCCTCTCGGGGGGTGGTTTGACAGAAGGCTCGAACCAAAAAGGCAGCTACGTTAAGGCTCTGGCTATTCACGGTAGCTATTTATATGTCGGCGGCTATTTCAATCAAACAGAGAATGGGGTAACAACCGGGCTCAACCGAATTGCCCGTTACAATTTCGGATCAGGAACTGTCGATGAAGTTGAAAATGGAACTTGGACACCGTTCGCCAATGGCGGCCTGGATGGCGATGTAAACGCGTTTCACGTTTCCGGTACTGATCTATATGTCGGCGGTAGTTTCGCAGAATCACACGACGGGAACATTCCAAATCTTAACAACATTGCTGTTTACGCCAATCACACAGTCTGTACGGTCGGCTGTTGGGCCGCACTTGCGGGCAACGGATTGAATGGAGCAGTGAATGCGATGGATTCGTGGGGCGGCGGCTTCTATGCCGGCGGTGAATTTACGGCCCCAGTTCTCAATCCAGCAATGCCTCTAAACCGTATCGCACGCTACTCAAATGGCGCCTGGCAAATACCTCCTAATTTTGGATTGAACGGTAATGTCTATTCCGTGAAAACTACTAATGACTACATATACGTAGGCGGCAGTTTCACGGGAACCGTAAGCCCATTTGTACCTCTCAGCCGTGTTGGTTATTATGACGAGTCTTATACAGATTCATGGCAGGCTCTAGATAGCGGTTTGAACGGCACCGTCAAAACTATATCACTTGGTGGTCCGGGCGTTATCGTCGGCGGAGATTTTCTACAAACGGCCGATGGACTGACTGAGTTGAAGAGCATTGCCTGTTATTGCAGCGGCGATTGGGAAGCATTTCCGTATGACGGCCTGAATGGGGCAGTAAATGCCATTTCCCGATATTACAATATCGAAACGGATGCCGATCTTTTGTATGTGGGCGGAACATTCACGGATACGACGGCCGATTCACCCAATCCTTCGTTCGGTGTCACGAGTTATTCGCTTAATCTTAACATGATCGCATCGGATGCAAAATTAGGTTCAACCTATTCTCACTTACCGATGGGCCTGAACAACGGCAAAGCGCTAAACGAGCAAATTACGGCACTCGCGGCTGATCCTGCGGGCAATATTTATGCGGGAGGCTATTTCACCGCTACTGCCGATGGTGCAACCCCCAATCTGAACCGCATTGCCCGTTACGATCCCGCGATGAACACTTGGTCCGCTCTGGCTAACATTGGATTGAATGGTACCGTAACCGGACTGGCAATTTCCGGCAATAACCTATATGTTGGCGGAGCCTTTACTGCGACCGCCGATGGCATGGTCACGGGGCTCAATCGCATCGCCCGATACGATCTAACCACGAATACGTGGTTTCCATTGACGAACGGAGGCTTAAACAACGAGGTTGCGTCGCTGGTGATCTCAGGCGGCAACTTGTATGCCGGCGGCAGTTTTATCCGAACCTTTGACGGTACGGTGTTAAACCTCAACCGTATTGCCCGCTACAATTTGACGACAAATATCTGGTCACCTGTCGCGTTCAACGGGGTAAATGATGCGGTTTTTACGTTGGCAGTGTCGGGCGATAATTTGTATGCGGGCGGCTTCTTTACGTCAACTTTCAGTTTTTCCAACATCAATTTGAACTTCATTGCCCGCTACAACACCGTTACCAATACGTGGTCACCGCTCGCTAACCTCGGTTTGAGTGATTACGCCGAGGCGTTGGCCGTAACGGGAAACTTCATGTACGTTCAAGGAAACTTCATTGTTACCGGTGATGGCACCAAACAGCTCAATGGCCTGGCCCGGTATGATCTGCAAAACAACATCTGGGTGACGATCACGGGCGCGAGCGATGAGCGCAGCGCCGCCCGTGACACCCTGGCGACGGTCCAAACGGGAAACGAAGTTTATTTCGGCGGCAGATTTCACGGAGCGGGTGACGGTGTGGCTCATTTTTTCACGCGGTTATATCTTCAAAGGTGGAATGTTCCCGCACCGACATCTGATTGGTTTGACATTAATAACTGGTCCACCGGAGCGGTTCCAGCCTCTAACTCCAGTGCCGTGATTCCCAACGGTGCCGGAATTATTAATATTGCCACTGCCGATGTGGTAATGAATGATCTGAATATCAACGGCGGGACTTTGAATATTGCCACCGGTCGAACTCTCACCGTCAACGGTATTCTCAACCTAAAAGGCGGTACGATCACAGGTGATGGAACGGTTGTCATCGCCAACTGCCAACCCGACGGTATTATGGGCGGCGACGCGACAGCCTACATCCGAACAGCACTGGTTCGATGTGTGAACAACACGGGAACCTTTACATTTCCTGCTGGAACGAAGAGTGGCTATGCTCCTGTTTTCCTCAAAAACATCACTGGTACAGGCAATATTTTGGTCCGAGCCAATCAAGGACCGTATTCCGGTCCGGTGATGTATTTACCGACGGACCGGTTAAGGCGTTGGTGGCAGATCGAGAATCCGGGCGGCGGCGTTACGAATTCTGAGGTTATCTTTAACTATCTTCAGAGCGACATTGTTGGGAACGAGGCCAGCTATCGAGCATATCGTATCTCAGGCGGCTCGGCGTCGGTCTTTAGCACGACCGCAAACACGTTCTCCAACCGCGTTGCCGTACCCAATGTTACAGCCTATTCCGATTGGACGCTTGCCGATTTTGGCCCTACAGCTGCAAGTGTATCCATCAGCGGACGCGTGGTGACGGCTAATGGAAATGGGATAAACAAGGCGATCGTGACTCTCACGAACCAAGGCGGCGATGTTCGGAGAGTGATCACCAATTCCTTTGGTTACTATCGCTTTGACGCAGTCGAAGCAGGGCAGACCTATGTCTTGTCAGTCGGCAGTAAACGATATTCCTTCGTCAACCCGACGTTGGTTGTTTCGCCAACCGACGATGCGACCGATATCGATTTCATGGCGGAACAGGCGCCATATGTCGGTCCTTCCATTGACCGGAGCAGAACTACTTTTAGGCTTCGAAAATGA
- the smc gene encoding chromosome segregation protein SMC — protein MFKLQRLEITGFKSFADYTEIVFTGNGITAVVGPNGCGKSNVSDAISWVLGEQRAKSLRGGEMKDVVFAGTKNRKPGGMAEVVLHLVRDDSVDLGDENELEGIDEALGGIDEMAVDMDEIEGVDPDLETEVIEAVVDLESNGYGHHESEFEVESVMAAQVGSIQTIEKKIKTKRHWRPRSFALDFAPGEAVSVTRRLYMSGESEYQLNGKNCRLRDISDLFAGTGLSGSHYAIIEQGRIGQILSSKPADRRNLIEEAAGISKFRTRQRAAESRLESAKTNLGRISDIVSEIDKQVNSLRRQAAKTRRFKILQEEFRVLLRQLFAAEGKHLTELSARLEIDLAKAAEAEAGLHAELAVKEEASRDSTVTARKAEESLAELRKIHSVNALERDRAEREHIYKSEQVVNLNNRMEVLRGEIAASEQRLGLLATELERLQEEEQKESVEFNLADAALNEAEAIHSHEFESLRAVESAMELVRAELIQHTSAAERFDEIGRQLEINLDRLSQRASGLESEAKRAEQNFAEHEKQAAELARTLAAEEKKLNELNAEKDELMAVTNASLDALRSKEAGLESLNEEHSAKRHRLATLLELEDSRAVYTPQVQKLFAEQGSIGVRLAGVLADKLNVNENAETAVETLFGDYLQAVLVESLADAKRVSEWLKANNIGRTAMLILPSGGETRTATSSSGDTIGDSLGVSSEIAALLRDVFPREMSARLVDDLEISGAGDVLINHDGDLLLGGRLFVGGKQRLDGKNESLLAFKRELSGLEKTTKRLASEIETARTAAEKARRILADNESKMVDLQSLIIKVDRGVHGLQIQVRTAREEIERAERHRKVVADESGQTVSEITELRQKRDDALANKIAADQARAESTSALERIARQLTEARVILDASSAVLNEKRMVAATSGERRRSVQSALRRVENEGKEIESRLALQNLEISEADSKIKALHSSITEITDRIANADDEIVRENSELSGAINALAAARANSDAMSEQLAEINRRLGDARNERAEIEIRQAEAVTQLRNTAEHCQQELNIALSELVEQTVIDEDLELESARREADDLRQRLENFGAINMLALEELGESEERLLFLTTQRQDIVDSIAATEEALREIKQRSRERFRTAFDSINSNFIEFFHELFGGGRGEMTLLESDDILEAGIEVVAQPPGKRLQNIMLLSGGEKAMTAIALVMSIFKYRPSPFCLLDEVDAPLDDANVGRFVNKIADMSEKTQFIVITHNKRTMEAARALYGVTMQEAGVSKVVSVKFE, from the coding sequence ATGTTTAAGCTTCAGCGCCTCGAAATAACCGGATTCAAGTCTTTCGCGGACTACACCGAAATAGTATTTACCGGAAATGGCATCACCGCCGTCGTCGGTCCGAATGGTTGCGGCAAGTCGAACGTGTCTGATGCGATCTCGTGGGTGTTGGGTGAACAGCGAGCGAAATCGCTTCGCGGCGGCGAGATGAAGGACGTTGTATTTGCCGGCACCAAGAACCGTAAACCCGGAGGAATGGCCGAGGTCGTCCTCCACCTTGTCCGCGACGATTCGGTCGATCTTGGAGACGAAAATGAACTCGAAGGCATAGACGAAGCTCTCGGCGGTATCGACGAAATGGCCGTCGATATGGACGAGATCGAAGGTGTCGATCCTGATCTGGAAACTGAGGTGATCGAGGCCGTCGTTGATCTCGAATCCAATGGCTATGGCCATCATGAGTCGGAGTTTGAAGTAGAGTCGGTCATGGCGGCTCAGGTCGGTTCGATCCAGACCATTGAGAAAAAAATCAAGACAAAACGCCATTGGCGTCCACGATCATTCGCACTTGACTTTGCCCCGGGCGAGGCCGTTTCAGTCACTCGCCGTTTATATATGTCGGGCGAGAGCGAATATCAGCTAAACGGCAAAAATTGCCGTCTACGCGATATCTCGGATCTGTTTGCCGGTACCGGCCTTTCCGGTTCGCATTACGCGATCATCGAACAGGGCCGTATCGGCCAGATCCTGTCGTCAAAGCCTGCCGATCGCCGTAATCTGATCGAAGAAGCGGCAGGGATTTCGAAGTTCCGTACCCGCCAGCGTGCCGCTGAATCGCGACTCGAGAGTGCAAAGACAAATCTCGGCCGAATTTCGGATATTGTTTCCGAGATCGATAAACAGGTCAATTCGCTTCGCCGCCAGGCCGCCAAGACGCGAAGATTCAAAATACTCCAAGAAGAATTCCGTGTCCTTTTGCGGCAGCTTTTTGCCGCCGAAGGTAAACACCTGACCGAACTTTCCGCCCGGCTTGAGATCGATCTCGCGAAAGCTGCCGAGGCCGAGGCCGGACTTCACGCTGAACTCGCCGTTAAGGAAGAGGCCTCTCGTGATTCGACAGTGACCGCTCGAAAAGCCGAAGAAAGCCTGGCCGAATTGCGGAAGATCCACTCGGTAAATGCGCTCGAACGCGATCGCGCTGAGCGTGAGCACATCTACAAGAGCGAGCAGGTAGTCAATCTGAACAACCGAATGGAGGTTCTGCGAGGCGAGATCGCTGCCAGCGAACAGCGGCTCGGGTTGCTTGCGACCGAGCTCGAACGCCTGCAGGAAGAAGAACAAAAGGAATCCGTCGAATTCAACCTCGCCGACGCCGCTCTTAATGAGGCGGAGGCTATCCATTCGCATGAATTCGAGTCGCTTCGAGCGGTCGAATCCGCGATGGAACTTGTTCGTGCTGAACTGATCCAACACACGTCTGCCGCCGAAAGGTTTGATGAGATCGGCCGCCAGCTTGAGATCAATCTCGACCGTCTATCGCAGCGTGCGTCGGGCCTTGAATCAGAAGCAAAGCGGGCGGAACAAAATTTTGCGGAGCACGAAAAGCAAGCGGCCGAACTCGCGCGGACACTAGCCGCCGAAGAGAAAAAACTCAACGAGCTAAATGCTGAAAAAGACGAGCTGATGGCTGTTACGAACGCCTCTCTCGATGCACTTCGTTCAAAAGAGGCCGGACTTGAGTCGCTCAACGAGGAACATTCCGCAAAACGCCATCGGCTCGCTACCTTGCTTGAACTCGAGGATAGCCGTGCTGTTTACACGCCTCAGGTGCAAAAACTGTTTGCCGAACAGGGATCGATCGGCGTAAGACTCGCCGGCGTACTCGCTGATAAACTAAACGTCAACGAAAATGCCGAGACAGCCGTTGAGACGCTATTTGGTGATTATCTTCAGGCAGTTTTGGTCGAATCGCTCGCCGATGCAAAACGTGTCTCAGAGTGGCTCAAGGCGAATAACATCGGCCGGACGGCGATGCTGATCTTGCCGAGCGGAGGTGAAACGAGGACGGCGACCTCAAGCAGCGGCGATACGATCGGCGACAGTCTCGGGGTTTCATCTGAGATCGCAGCATTGCTTCGCGACGTCTTTCCACGAGAGATGTCGGCGCGGTTGGTCGATGATCTTGAAATTTCAGGTGCCGGAGATGTGCTGATCAATCACGACGGAGATCTGCTGCTGGGCGGCCGATTGTTCGTCGGCGGAAAACAGCGTTTGGACGGCAAGAACGAATCGCTGCTCGCCTTCAAACGTGAACTCAGCGGCCTCGAAAAAACGACCAAACGCCTCGCTTCCGAGATCGAAACGGCCCGGACAGCGGCCGAAAAGGCACGACGAATACTCGCTGACAACGAGAGCAAGATGGTCGATCTGCAGTCACTGATCATCAAGGTCGATCGCGGCGTTCACGGCTTGCAGATCCAGGTCCGTACGGCCCGCGAAGAGATCGAACGTGCCGAACGCCATCGCAAGGTCGTCGCGGATGAGTCAGGCCAGACGGTCTCGGAGATCACCGAGCTCCGCCAAAAACGAGATGATGCGTTGGCAAACAAGATAGCTGCTGACCAAGCACGTGCCGAGTCGACCTCGGCTCTCGAACGAATCGCCAGACAGCTCACGGAGGCACGCGTCATTCTCGACGCGTCTAGTGCGGTGCTCAACGAAAAGCGTATGGTCGCTGCGACATCAGGAGAGCGTCGACGTTCTGTTCAATCGGCCCTTCGCCGTGTCGAGAACGAAGGCAAAGAGATCGAATCGAGGCTTGCACTCCAAAATCTTGAGATCTCAGAGGCTGATTCCAAGATCAAAGCTCTGCATTCTTCGATCACCGAGATCACTGATCGCATTGCTAATGCCGACGACGAGATCGTACGCGAGAATTCGGAGCTTTCGGGCGCGATCAACGCGCTTGCGGCCGCTCGGGCCAATTCCGATGCGATGAGCGAGCAACTTGCCGAGATCAACCGTCGGTTGGGCGATGCTCGAAACGAAAGAGCCGAGATCGAGATCCGCCAAGCTGAGGCAGTAACGCAGCTCCGCAACACTGCCGAACATTGCCAGCAAGAGCTAAACATTGCACTTTCTGAGCTCGTCGAACAGACGGTGATCGATGAAGATCTGGAACTCGAGTCCGCCCGCCGCGAGGCAGACGATCTTCGTCAGCGGCTCGAAAATTTTGGTGCGATCAACATGCTCGCCCTCGAGGAACTCGGCGAATCGGAAGAGCGGCTGCTGTTCCTGACGACACAGCGGCAGGACATTGTCGACAGTATTGCCGCGACCGAAGAAGCCTTGCGAGAGATCAAACAGCGTTCGCGGGAACGGTTCCGGACGGCGTTCGATTCGATAAACTCGAATTTTATCGAGTTCTTCCACGAGCTGTTCGGCGGCGGCCGCGGCGAGATGACATTGCTTGAATCCGACGACATACTCGAAGCCGGAATCGAAGTCGTCGCTCAACCGCCGGGCAAACGCCTGCAGAACATCATGCTGCTCTCAGGCGGCGAAAAGGCAATGACGGCGATCGCACTCGTGATGTCGATATTCAAATATCGTCCGTCACCGTTCTGTCTGCTCGACGAGGTTGACGCGCCGCTCGATGACGCTAACGTCGGACGTTTCGTCAACAAGATCGCCGATATGTCTGAAAAGACACAGTTCATCGTCATCACCCACAACAAACGAACCATGGAAGCCGCAAGAGCGCTTTACGGGGTAACGATGCAAGAAGCAGGCGTTTCAAAGGTCGTTTCCGTCAAATTCGAATAG